From Hermetia illucens chromosome 6, iHerIll2.2.curated.20191125, whole genome shotgun sequence, one genomic window encodes:
- the LOC119659987 gene encoding tRNA modification GTPase GTPBP3, mitochondrial, whose translation MFHYVGKVVRVLSRLQCREFCSGTIFSQSSGRGKCGVAVIRVSGSNSLSALKCMTSENFEPKPRYASLRPFVHPKTKEMIDRGLVLWFPGPNSFTGEDSCEFQVHGGLAVIQAMLDALASIPNLRLARPGEFTKRAFFNGKLDLTEVEGLADIIHAETEAQRRQALLQSTGALSKIYKNWREKLIKSIAYFEATIDFAEDENIGEDALETVKQNVRETVTEIRNHLNDKRQGEILRDGVQTAIIGAPNVGKSSFLNLICQRNISIVTSIAGTTRDVIESFYNIGGYPVVFADTAGLRSHTDDVIEKEGINRSVDRIRSADLVVFMVDATNLVSYLKSNRGRDSNSYMREHLETLGLDVDIPREKSTIIIANKIDLLDEDSRRVLGACDGLIPLSCNTSENLDKLMNDFTLVLEKICGNPTTESPRLSKLRYRHLLNNCIVELECFLEYCVDGEFVDLAIAAQKLRAAVRHIEQIVGNVTTEQILDVIFQDFCIGK comes from the exons ATGTTTCATTATGTCGGAAAGGTTGTCCGTGTTTTATCGCGGTTGCAGTGTAGGGAATTCTGCTCGGGGACGATATTTAGCCAGTCATCAG GTCGCGGCAAATGTGGTGTTGCTGTTATTCGCGTGTCCGGTTCCAACTCGCTTTCTGCTCTGAAATGTATGACTTCGGAGAATTTCGAGCCCAAACCACGGTATGCCAGCCTCAGACCCTTTGTGCATCCGAAAACGAAGGAAATGATTGACCGTGGCCTGGTCCTCTGGTTTCCAG GACCCAACAGCTTCACTGGAGAAGATTCCTGTGAGTTCCAAGTTCATGGCGGGCTAGCGGTCATTCAGGCAATGCTCGATGCGTTAGCGTCTATCCCAAATCTTCGTTTAGCCAGACCTGGCGAGTTCACGAAACGTGCGTTTTTCAACGGAAAACTGGACCTGACCGAAGTCGAAGGTTTGGCGGATATTATACATGCTGAGACGGAAGCACAACGACGGCAG GCTTTACTTCAAAGTACAGGAGCGCTAtccaaaatatacaaaaactggcgtgaaaagctcatcaaaagCATCGCTTATTTTGAAGCTACAATAGATTTTGCAGAGGATGAAAATATTGGAGAAGATGCACTGGAAACCGTAAAACAGAATGTTCGGGAAACAGTAACTGAAATCAGAAATCACTTGAATGATAAACGACAAGGGGAAATTCTTCGAGACGGTGTTCAGACAGCCATTATTGGAGCACCAAACGTTGGAAAAAGCAGCTTCCTTAACTTGATTTGCCAAAGAAATATTTCCATTGTTACATCGATAGCTGGAACCACTCGAGATGTGATCGAGTCCTTCTATAACATTGGCGGATATCCTGTTGTATTTGCTGACACAGCTGGGTTACGATCCCACACGGACGATGTGATTGAAAAGGAAGGAATAAATCGGTCGGTGGATCGCATTAGAAGTGCTGATTTGGTTGTGTTCATGGTAGACGCTACGAATTTAGTCAGCTATTTGAAATCCAACCGAGGGAGAGATAGTAACTCGTACATGAGAGAACATCTGGAAACGCTTGGCTTAGACGTGGATATACCTAGAGAAAAGTCTACGATTATAATCGCTAACAAAATAGATCTTTTGGATGAAGACAGCCGTCGTGTACTGGGAGCTTGTGATGGACTAATCCCTCTTTCTTGCAATACTAGTGAAAATTTAGACAAATTGATGAATGATTTCACGTTGGTTCTTGAGAAAAT TTGCGGAAACCCCACGACAGAATCACCCAGGCTTAGTAAATTGCGTTACAGACATCTGCTCAACAATTGCATAGTCGAACTTGAATGCTTTCTTGAATACTGTGTCGATGGTGAATTTGTAGACTTAGCGATTGCTGCCCAGAAATTGCGAGCTGCTGTACGAcatatagagcaaattgtggGCAATGTGACAACGGAGCAGATATTAGATGTTATATTTCAAGATTTCTGTATTGGAAAGTGA